The window ATTATATCCTCGCCAGATATGATTTCATTTGTCATGATCCTGAGTTTGGGTTGAAGCTCATAATTCCTGCCTCGCAATTCGCAAAGAGAGGAAAGTGTATCTTGACAGGGCATATATGCATAGTGTACGGTAGGCCGATAGACCGCCTTGTCATCTTCCCAAACAGTTAACAGTTCTGAAAGGCCATATGCTTCGCCATGACGGATCGCCATACCTACAATTTCTTCGTCTGGTATCCACGATCTGACCCATGTATTAATGCCCATCCGGGGCAAGAAAATCGTATTTTTCGGTCCGTACGGAGGTATATGTGCCAGGGGCGGTAATTTGCTCTCATGTGTTCCCCAGGCTATTTCAACCGGAGCCGTCCCTTCTTCTCTCAATCCTTCAATGCTCCATGTCCCTACAAATTCATTTACCTCCTTTGGCCGGTTGGTAATTTGAGTATCCCGCTCGCTACAATGGATCACTTTGATCCCCAATTTTTTAGCCAGGCGAGCAAAATCCATTTTTTTTGCGAGGAGGGCAATCTCCTGTTCCTCTTCAGGAGAGACTTTCTTATCAGCACAGGTGCGGGCGGCAATATCCAGCAAGCCTTGCTTTACGAAGTGAGTTATCAGGCCAGGATTTGCGCCATGGTCAACAACAGCAGTCGGCGCATCTTTCCAATCACGGGAAAGTTCAAGCAATCTCATTTGCCGTAAATAAAGCGATTTTTCCAATAGACTTTGAGTCAAAAATTTCTCAGCAGGATTCCATACTTCGACCGAAGTGTTAACGTACAATACATTGTGATCATGGCACCACTCGATGATCTCATTGGCATCGATGTTCCATGAAAGATCAATGATCATGCCTTCATTTTCCATGTATTGTGACAAAACCTGATTCAAATTTTTTGGGGTAATTTTTTCACAGACAAATCTTAATCCCTGATTAGTATATTTTTTCAGGGCTTTTGATTTGTCTTCAAAATCAATTAAGGTAATGTTTTCTAGCGGAACATCGAG of the Dehalobacter sp. genome contains:
- a CDS encoding saccharopine dehydrogenase NADP-binding domain-containing protein — encoded protein: MKKKFSNKILIIGYGSVSQCTLPLLMDKLDVPLENITLIDFEDKSKALKKYTNQGLRFVCEKITPKNLNQVLSQYMENEGMIIDLSWNIDANEIIEWCHDHNVLYVNTSVEVWNPAEKFLTQSLLEKSLYLRQMRLLELSRDWKDAPTAVVDHGANPGLITHFVKQGLLDIAARTCADKKVSPEEEQEIALLAKKMDFARLAKKLGIKVIHCSERDTQITNRPKEVNEFVGTWSIEGLREEGTAPVEIAWGTHESKLPPLAHIPPYGPKNTIFLPRMGINTWVRSWIPDEEIVGMAIRHGEAYGLSELLTVWEDDKAVYRPTVHYAYMPCQDTLSSLCELRGRNYELQPKLRIMTNEIISGEDIMGALLMGHSYNSWWTGSSLSIEEARSLAPSQNATTLQVAAGIVAAILWMIENPREGIKTPEDLPHDFVLNIAKPYLGKFISTPSDWTPLKNRKIFFKENPA